From a single Fusarium fujikuroi IMI 58289 draft genome, chromosome FFUJ_chr03 genomic region:
- a CDS encoding related to GDP-mannose 4,6-dehydratase, giving the protein MAVLNGYFRPRVAFVTGITGQDGSYLSELLLEKGYQVHGLVRSTASRREALSKPLRPGLTMHLGDMSDLGRLVQILGSIKPDEIYHLAAQSHVAVSFDTPLQTSDTNAMGTLRLLEAMRMLGLDKSTKFYNVTFLYITSHMEYGKTNSFVQACSSEVFGSDMPAPQTEETTFHPVSPYAVTKLFQYWTTVNFREAYGFHASNGILFNHESPRRGTTFVTRKITTQVALIACGKLDFFSLGNLDAVRDWGHAKDYMQGVYLMLQQPVGGDYVLSSGKSYSVRDFVEAAFKVIGVNIEWTGTGLDEVGIDSASRTTRVKVNPEFYRPLDNQNLLGSAAKAKKVLGWKPTYSFEALVEEMVLCDVEAVNTGRIFSNSYLDWVVGKTESGNGVVSHSPSKSVGEAHSVTTNSDGPEKITLADVEGLDAEGTTQV; this is encoded by the exons ATGGCAGTGTTGAATGGTTACTTCAGACCCAGAGTGGCCTTTGTCACTG GCATCACTGGTCAAGATGGCTCTTATCTTTCcgagctgctgctggaaaAGGGTTATCAAGTTCATGGCCTGGTACGATCGACTGCTTCCAGACGCGAAGCTTTAAGCAAGCCACTCCGGCCTGGCTTGACCATGCACCTTGGCGACATGTCCGACCTGGGTCGTCTCGTCCAGATTTTGGGCAGCATCAAGCCCGATGAGATCTACCACCTTGCTGCTCAGTCCCACGTGGCTGTCTCATTTGACACTCCACTGCAGACTAGTGACACCAATGCCATGGGAACACTTCGACTTCTTGAAGCCATGCGAATGCTGGGTTTGGACAAGTCGACAAAGTTCTATAATGTAACATTCCTTTACATCACATCACACATGGAATACGGAAAGACTAACTCATTCGTACAGGCTTGTTCATCTGAAGTGTTTGGGTCGGACATGCCCGCTCCACAAACGGAGGAGACCACCTTCCACCCGGTATCACCGTATGCTGTAACCAAGTTGTTCCAGTACTGGACTACCGTCAACTTTCGAGAGGCATATGGCTTCCATGCCTCGAATGGTATTCTCTTTAACCATGAATCACCAAGGCGGGGTACAACTTTCGTCACCCGAAAGATCACTACTCAAGTTGCTTTAATTGCGTGCGGAAAGTTAGACTTTTTCTCCTTAGGAAACCTTGACGCTGTCCGAGACTGGGGCCATGCAAAGGATTACATGCAGGGCGTGTATCTGATGCTGCAACAGCCAGTCGGAGGTGATTATGTCCTCTCGAGTGGGAAGTCCTACAGCGTTCGCGACTTTGTCGAGGCAGCTTTCAAGGTCATTGGAGTCAACATCGA ATGGACTGGAACCGGTCTAGACGAGGTTGGCATTGACTCAGCCAGCAGAACAACTCGCGTTAAAGTGAACCCCGAGTTCTACCGACCACTTGATAATCAGAACTTGCTAGGCTCGGCGGCCAAGGCGAAGAAAGTGCTTGGATGGAAGCCAACATACAGCTTCGAAGCATTAGTTGAAGAAATGGTACTTTGCGATGTTGAGGCCGTCAACACAGGTCGTATCTTCTCCAACAGTTACTTGGACTGGGTAGTTGGCAAGACGGAAAGCGGAAATGGGGTCGTGAGTCACAGTCCTTCCAAGTCGGTTGGTGAGGCTCACAGCGTCACTACGAATTCGGATGGGCCTGAGAAGATCACCCTGGCAGACGTTGAAGGGCTGGATGCGGAGGGCACAACTCAGGTCTAG